The DNA segment CACGGTTAATGAAGCAAGCATTCTTTGCCGACTTTAATAGAAATACTCCCGCTATCACAGGCAGCTTCAGAGGGCCTGCAAGCTCATGCTGAAAACGTTCCAGTACAAGAGGATCCATTACCATTTGGGTCTGAACAAAACGGGCACCTGCCGCTGCCTTTCTTTGCAACCGGCGCTGCAACCCGCTCCAGCTACGCGAGTGAGGATCAGCGGCGCAACCCACAAACAAGGAGGTTGCACCATCAGGAAGGCTTCCTTTAACCGGATCTTCACCCTGGTTCAAGGCGGCCACTTGGCGAATAAGCTGCACCGACTCCAACTCGTTCACTGGTCGCACCTCAGGCTGGTCCCCTGCACGCATGGGGTCGCCGGTTAGGCATAAAAGATTGCGAATGCCGAGGGCATGGGCTCCTAGCAGATCTGCCTGAAGAGCGATGCGATTACGATCGCGACAAGCTAGTTGCCACACTGGCTCAGTGCCAGCATCTAACAAGAGTCTACAAGCGGCCAAGCTGCTCATTCGCATCACAGCACGGCTTCCGTCAGTGACGTTCAGAGCATGAACACGCCCACTTAAGTGAGCAGCCATGGATAGCATGTGAGAGGGATCTGCGCCACGTGGTGGCATCACTTCTGCTGTGAAAACCTGCTCCCCAGCCTCGATCGCGCGCTGAAGCGCTGTCATCAAACCCTTTTTTCGCTTCAAGAAATCACTGTGTATTACTAGAACCCGTAACGGGACTAGCATGGTGCCAAAGGTGGCCGACCATGTCATCAGTCGATGCAACTGATCCCTTGGACATTGCCCTGTCCACCAGGGAAATCGAGATCATTCAGTTGGTAGCAGAGGGACTCACCAATCAGGAAATTGC comes from the Synechococcus sp. M16CYN genome and includes:
- a CDS encoding methylenetetrahydrofolate reductase is translated as MMTALQRAIEAGEQVFTAEVMPPRGADPSHMLSMAAHLSGRVHALNVTDGSRAVMRMSSLAACRLLLDAGTEPVWQLACRDRNRIALQADLLGAHALGIRNLLCLTGDPMRAGDQPEVRPVNELESVQLIRQVAALNQGEDPVKGSLPDGATSLFVGCAADPHSRSWSGLQRRLQRKAAAGARFVQTQMVMDPLVLERFQHELAGPLKLPVIAGVFLLKSAKNACFINRVVPGACIPNHLIERLDRASDASMEGVAIAAEQVQQYLGIVRGVHLMAIRAEERIPLILDQAGISSLLR